The sequence below is a genomic window from Lentimicrobium saccharophilum.
TGGTCACCGCGCCGGGCAACCCGAATGTAAGTCATGTTTATGCCAATGCCGGTGTATATACCGTAACACTGACCATTACAAACCTGCAGGGTTGCGATGCTTCTGCAAGCATGAATGTGGTGATTGTACCCGGCCCTGTCGCTGAATTCACTTTCGACGAAGGTTGCCAGGGAACGCAGGTGGCATTTACCGACCTTACAGCTACCAATGGCGGAACAACCCTGGTGCAGTGGCTCTGGAACTTCGGCGATCCTGCTTCAGGCATAGCCAACACCTCCAATCTGCAGCATCCGGTACATATCTTCAATGCCGCCGGGACCTACACGGTAACCCTTGAGGCAACAAGTGCCAGCGGATGTATCAGCAGTGTACAGCACGATGTGGTCATCACACCTCCGCCGGCTGTGGCCTTTATCATCTCCTCCGGAACCTGCGTCAGCGAACCGGTAACATTCGAGCCTGATACCGCGATTATGGACCTTTCCTCCATTGCATCTTTCGAATGGAACTTCGGTGACGGAACTCCTGTTTCAAATGTCACTTATCCGGTTCATGTTTACAACGTTGCCGGTAGTTTCCAGGTAACGCTTACCGTATTCAACAACGACGGCTGCTCCAACAGCATCACACAAACCGTGAACATCGGCGCCATCCCTGTAGCCGCCTTCAGCTTTGTAAGCGGCTGTACAGGAAACACAACCAGTTTCAGTGACCTGTCATATGCTGTAACCGGTGAACAAATCATAAGCTGGTTCTGGAATTTCAACGATCCGAATGCAATGCCCGGTACAGATACTTCTACCATGCAGCATCCTGATTATCGCTACTCAGCTCAGGGATTGTATGATGTGACGCTTACTGTTACTTCGGAAAGCGGTTGTCAGGGCAGCATCACCATGCCGGTTCAGATATTCCCGGCTCCGGTGGCAGCTTTCAATTACACTACCAATGCCTGTTCGAACGGCTCGGTTTACTTCCAGGATGCTTCTTCAAGTTATATGGGAGCCATCACCAACTGGGACTGGACCTTTGCGCCCGGATACACTTCAACGCTTCAGCACCCGCATCACAACTTCTATCATACAGACAGCTGCTACAATGTGCAACTGGTTGTAACTGATATGCGCGGCTGCGTGGATACCCTGGTTCAGGAAGTATGCATTCCTGCCGGCCTCCAGGTTGAGATTGAGCATTCAGTAACCTGTCACGGCGACACCACCCTGTTTAATCCGGTTCTGATTGCGCCGGCCGGTGATTCACTCGTGGAATTCCAATGGAACTTCGATGATGCAGCTTCAGGCATTCACAATACCTCAACCCTGAGCAACCCGGCCCATTTCTTCCAGAACACCGGTTCTTATCTGGTTTCGCTGATTGCCACCGACATCAACAACTGCCAGACAACCGTCTACAAGCGGGTGGATGTGCTTGAACTCCCGGTTGCCGCATTCAGTTACTCCGCCGGTTCCTGCGACAGCACCCTTTACTTCAGTGACCTGTCGAACGGCAATGGTGCTGACATCGCCGAATGGATCTGGAGCTATGGCGACGGTACATCCGACACCCTTACCTCAGGCCCGGCAGATACCAGCCATTTCTATCACACTTCGGGCATCTTTACGGTGAGCCTTACCACCATTTCGGAACATGGCTGCATATCGGTATTTACACAGGATGTTGAACGCATGCCATGCATCAGCGCGGTATTTGCATCAGTCGACACCCTGAGCTGCGAGCGGCACGCCCTTACATTCGAGGATTACTCGGTTTGCGGCAATCCGATCGACAGGTGGGAGTGGATTTTCGGCGACGGTGACACCCTGGTTTACAATGAGCCACGTCCTTCAGTAACCCATACCTATCAACTGAGCGGCAGCTATCATGTCAGCCTGATTGTGTCGACCACCGTTTCGGGCAAATCGGTCAGCGATACCACAACCATCACTGTTAACGTGCTTACATCTCCTGTTGCAGAATTCTTTGCTCCGGATGTTTGCCTGAACAGCAACACCATCTATACGGATCAGTCGGAATGGACCGATTCAAAGATTGATCAGTGGTTCTGGGATTTCGGCGACCCCAATTCGGTTTACGACACCACATCTGCACGCAATCCGGCATACAGGTATGACAGGCCGGGCGTTTACAATACCCTGCTGACGGTCACCAATGTACTTGGCTGTACCGATACCATCAGTCATCCGCTGACCGTGCACAATCTGCCGGAAGCCAACTTCAGTTACACTCTGGCTTGTCAGAACAACCACACCTTGTTCACCGACCTTACCGAAACCGGTGATACCCTGATCGGACAATGGTGGTGGAGATTCAGCGATTCGCTCAATATGCTTGGTCTTGCCGGTGTTCAGAACCCGCACTTCGTATTTGAAAATACCGGAACCTATAATGTTGAACTGATTGTGGTTGACAACTTTGGTTGTCGCGATACCGCATCCAGCGCCCTGGTTGTCAATCCCAAACCCACCAGTGCCTTCTCATTGACCGAGAATTATGAAAATACACAGGGCAGGGTTCTCTTCACCAACGGCTCCATTGGCGCAACAGCTTATGAGTGGGATTTCAGTACCGGTATTCAATCATTCGAAATCGAACCCGTGGTTGATTTCCCCGGTGACGGAACCTACGAAGTTACCCTGGTATCGATCAACGAGTTTGGTTGCCCTGACACCCTGAAGGTTGATTACAGCCTGATGTTCAAAGGACTGTGGGTGCCCAACGCCTTCTCACCCAACAACCCGAATGCATCCGTAAGGCTCTTCAAACCGGTAGGTATCAACCTGAGCAGTTATACCATTGAGGTTTATGACACCTGGGGCAACCTTCTCTGGACTTCGAGTGAACTGGATGCCAATGGCGCTCCGGCCGAAGGATGGAACGGCGTGTTCAACGGAACCCTGCTGCCTCAGGATACCTACATGTGGAAAGCCACCGCCATCTTTAAGGACGGGACCATCTGGAGAGGCAACGATGTGGGTGAGCGCAACAATATACCCGAAAAAACCTATGGCACCGTAACGCTGATCAGGTAAACCGAATGCTGATTAACTGACACAAGAAAAATACACAGTCATGAAAAAGACAAGCCTATATCTGCTGATCATTTTATCCCTGATGGTTCTTAAAACCTCCGTGGCACAGGACCCCCTTTTCTCACAGTTCTATAACAACCCGGTTTATTATAATCCGGCTGCCGTAGGGCTTAATCCGGGATTGCGGGCAAGGTTTAACATACGCGAGCAATGGCCTCAGCTTCCGGGAGACCTGCGCTCCTATACCTTCAGTATGGATATCGCAGAACGCAACATTCCCGGCTCCGGCGGACTCGGTCTGGTGGTGATGAGCGACAATGCAGGAACCGGATACCTGAAAACGTCAACCGTAGGGCTTTCTACTTCGGTGAGGGTTCCTTTGCAGGAAAATATGGTTACTCAGGTAGGAATTATGACCTCCTTTGTGCAGAAAAGGCTGAACTGGGATAACCTGGTATTTACCGACCAGCTGAATCCCGTCTATGGAAATATCTATGAATCGAGTTTCCAGGCTCCTGAAAACGGAAATATCTTTTATCCCGATTTCTCCGCCGGCGGTATATTCAGATTTACTGAAAGCAGCAATGTCTTCAGCGCCATTCAGGGAACCTTCGGACTGGCTGTTCATCATTTGTTCAGGCCCAATGAATCATTCCTCGGGCTTACCTCTCCCCTGCCACGTAAACTGGCCATAACCGGTGACATTATCCTGGAGATCGACGGGGGAGGCGACAAACTCTATTTCCAGCGTCAGGAGTCAAGCAAAGGAACATTCAAATTTAATCCCGGGTTCATTTATGAATCGCAGGCCGATTTTAAAACCTATGCCGTTGGGGTGAATATCCTTAAATCATCCATCTACACAGGAGTATGGTTCCGCAACCGCACAACGGAACTTACAAAATCGAATGACCTGATATTTATGCTGGGCTTGAACGCACCGCTTTCCGGCAATACCCGCATGAAAATAAATTACACGTATGACTTCGTACTCACTGAAATCAGAACAGTGACGGGTTGCTCCCACGAAGTATCCATTATCCTTGAGCTGGACGATTTCAACATTTTTAACCGCGGACGCAGCAGCGGAGGATTTGGATTCTCGAACAGGAATTACCGCTCAAAACAAGAACTTGAATGCTGTCCGTTCTGACAAAGATAAAGCGATCCCCCCGACCATTCATTCTATAAATGGTTTTCGCACGAAGAGGCTCCGAAAGGGGTCTCTTTTTTATTGGAATGGTCATCTGCCAATGATTTAAAGATTAAGTGTTTGTAATCCGTACCATGCGGGTTTCACTGAAAAAATACCTAATTGGTATTAACCTGTATAACCATAAGTTAAAGCCAACAGGGCTTTCTGTTGCTTATTTCAGGTATGCAAATACTGCCGGGAAGAACATTGATTTAAGCATAAAGGCTGGATAAGAGAAGGAAGGGGTAGTAATTTCTAATTTCTAATTTTCAAATTCCAAATTCCAAATTTACATTTTGCAAGCATCAGTACCCTTGGATTCCGGATTACAGATGAATTGATTTTCAGTCTTTTCAGCAGCAATTAATATTACATAAATATTGGTCCCTGATTTACTGCTTCAGGACAAACAGATTATTCAACGGATAAACGGATAAAAAAAAGGCCCCGTCCGGAGCCTTTATTTTTACTTTTTTTACAAAAGATTACAGGAAAAGCAGTTGATTAAGAATATACACAGGCAGCAGCACTACCAGTGAGAACTTGATCATATAACCAAAGAATCCGGGCATGTCTATCTTGTTTTCTTCAGCAATGGCTTTGACCATAAAGTTGGGACCGTTACCGATGTAGGTCATGGAACCAAAGAATACGGCACCCACCGAAATGGCTTTAAGCAGATAGTCCGGAATTCCGGCTACAAGACCTGATGCAGACGGATCGGTAAGACCGAGTGCAAGGTTGTAAAATGATACAGCCGTGGGAGCGTTATCGAGGAATGAACTGAGGGCTCCTGTGGCATAATAGAATTGCGCCACGGTTTCAACACCCAGGGATTTTGCGTTGGCTTCGAGCCATAGCAGGGCCGGAACCATAGTGATAAATATACCCAGAAAGAGATAAGCCACCTCAATGATGGGACCATAGGTAAACTTATTGGCCTGCCTCAGTTTCGAAGAGGTGAAATAAAGTGAAAGTCCGGCCATTAAAAGTATTGCAGCTTCGCGGATAAACGCCAGGTAATGGTTGTGCTCTATGGCAGGGATGTATTGCTTGTTGAGGAAGGCTACCGAAAGCACAACACCGGCAAGAAAGAAAAAGTTAAATCGTCCCCGGAGCTTTATCGGCTGAATATTGGTTTTATCAAAAATAATGTTGGCAGGCGGTTCCTTACGGTAGAAATACTTATCGGTAAAGTAATAGATCAAGAGCAGTAATCCGTTGGTAAACAGCCACTCGGGAACGAGCTGGAGAAACCAGGTAAAAGGAGCTCCCCTCAGGTAGAGCAGAAACAAAGGCGGATCTCCGAGAGGAGTGAGTAACCCACCTGCATTGGCAACAATGGCTATAAAGAACAAAATGGTGTGCACCTTGTACCACCTTTCGGAATTGGTATTGATCACCGGGCGGATCAGCAGCATTGCAGCACCTGTGGTTCCCATAAAGGAGGCAAGTACCGCACCAATAGCCATAAACAGCGTGTTGGTGGATGGTTTTGCTTCAATATCCCCGCTCAGGTTAATCCCTCCGGTAATGATAAACAATCCTCCCAGGAGAATAATAAATGGCAGGTAATCAAAAATCAACTGATGTTCGAGGTTGTGCAGAAATCCAGTGGCAATCAGGTAAATGGCTGTCGGGATTCCCAAAACCAGGGAAACAATCAGCTTGTTTCTGTTGCTCTCCCACCAGTGGTGAAACATCAGGGGGCCCACCGCAATCATCATCAGCATCACAAAGAACGGAATAGAAGCATACAAGGGTATACTTTCATGTAAACCATGTTCCATAAGATTATTTTTGGAGGTTAAAAGTGCGCTAAAGTAAGAAAATCAACTAAAAATAGCCAAAAGTATATTTATTTATTTATATATTTATTTACATGTTTATATTATTGTATGTCAATATTTTACACTATCCCAACAAAAAACCGCTCTTTTATTATGAGCAAGCGTTCATAAAATCATTACAATTCATACCCGAAACGCTTCAGTTGCTGCGGATCATCGCGCCAGTCTTTACTCACCTTAACCCTGAGCTCCAAATAGACCTTTCCTTCAATAAAAGCTTCTATATCTTTCCGGGCGGCCATACCCAGACCTTTTATGGATTTTCCGTGATGCCCCAGAATAATTGCTTTCTGCGATTCCCTGGCCACGTATATGGTAGCAGTAATGTGGGTAATATTTTCCTTCTCCTTGTATTCATCAACGGCAACTTCCACAGAATAAGGGATCTCCTGTTTGTAATACAGCAATATTTTCTCTCGGATGATCTCCGAAACGAAAAAACGCATGGAACGGTCTGTCAGTTCGTCTTTGGGATAATAGGCCGGTGACTCGGGAAGTTTCTCAAGCAGTGTATCGAACACGCGGTCAAGATTAAAGCGGTGCAGGGCAGATACCGGAATTACGACAGCCCCCGGGAACTGCGCTTCAAGCTTTGTCAGCAGGGCAACCACTTCTTCCTGGGTGCAAAGGTCAATTTTATTGAGCACAGCGATAACAGGCCTGTTCAGCGAGTTGAGCCGGGCAAGGAATGTATCTTCAAATGCGGCATCATCTTTTTCGGTAACCAGCAGGAAAATATCGGCATCCTCTATGGCTGCATCTACAAATTTCATCATCGACTCATGAAGTTTGTAGTGAGGTTTTACCATTCCCGGGGTATCGGAATACACAATCTGAAAGTCATCGCCGTTCACGATACCCATTATCCTGTGACGGGTAGTCTGGGCTTTTGAGGTAATAATGGAGAGCTTCTCCCCGACAAGGGCATTCATAAGGGTGGATTTCCCTACATTGGGATGCCCGATAATATTGACAAAACCCGACTTATGGTTCATCTGGAAAAAAATTAAGAATAAATTTGCACAGCAAAGAAACAAAATATATCTTTGCAGTCCGGTTTAAAGACCGGAATTATAGTGCGGGATGGAGCAGAGGTAGCTCGTTGGGCTCATAACCCAAAGGTCGTAGGTTCGAATCCTGCTCCCGCTACCAAAATCAAACAAAAGCCTTGTAATCAAGGCTTTTGTTGTTTTACAACATCACCTGAACCGGGTGCACTCTGATAAGCCCCGGAATAAAAAATCACCCCTATTATGTCAAACATTATAGCAATTGTTGGCCGGCCCAATGTAGGAAAATCGACCTTCTTCAACCGCCTTACCGGCGAAAGGGCAGCCATCGTTGACCCTACGAGCGGCGTTACCCGCGACCGGCATTATGGTACTTCAGACTGGAATGGCATAGAGTTTTCCGTTATTGACACGGGAGGCGTGGTCATAGGAAGCGAAGATGTATTTGAGGATGCCATCCGCAAACAGGTAGAACTGGCCATGGAAGAAGCCGATGTAATCCTCTTTATGGTGGATGCCAAAGAAGGCATGTCGCCCCTCGACGAAGATGTGGCTGATATGATCCGGCGCTCCCCCAAAAAGGTTTTCCTGGTTGCCAACAAGGTGGATAACAGCAACCGATCTGCTGATGCCATAGAATTCTATTCACTGGGATTCGAAAAAATTTATGAAATATCTGCCATCAATGGTTCGGGAACCGGCGAACTGCTCGACGATGTTGTAAGGGAGTTTGAAAATACGGTGATGGAAGATATTCCCGACCTTCCGAAAATCGCCTTTGTTGGAAGGCCCAACGTTGGCAAATCATCCATGATCAACGCGCTGCTGGGCGATGAACGGAATATAGTTACCCCTGTTGCCGGCACTACCCGCGATTCGATTTATACCCGTTACAACAGTTTTGGTTTTGACTTTCTGCTGGTTGATACAGCGGGGCTCCGGAAAAAAGGGAAAGTAACGGAAAATATCGAGTTTTACTCCGTGATGCGCTCCATCCGGGCCATTGAGAACAGCGATGTTTGTGTGCTGATGCTTGACGCCACCCAGGGAATTGAAAGTCAGGATATTAATATTTTCAGCCTGATACAGAAAAACCACAAGGGCGTGGTAATCGTTGTGAACAAATGGGACCTGGTGGAAAAAGAAACCAATACCCACAAGGATTACGAAGAACTGATCCGAAGCCGGATCGCGCCATTCACCGATGTACCCATTATTTTCACCTCAGTCATTAACAAACAGCGCATCCACAAGACCCTGGAAACAGCCAACAAGGTGAACAAATCGCGCAGCCAGAACATACCCACCCGGCAACTGATGGATATCATGCTTCCGATTGTCACCGAAACCCCGCCTCCGGCTGTAAAAGGAAAATTTGTAAAAGTCAAATACATCACACAACTTAAGCTGGCATACCCGGCATTTGTATTTTTCTGCAACATGCCGCAATATGTAGCGGATCCCTACAAAAGATTTGTTGAAAACCGTATGCGTGAACAGTTTGATTTCCATGGTGTCCCCATCGAAATCTTTTACCGGCAAAAGTAAAGCGCGATGGCTGACGATCTGCGAATCGACAAATGGTTGTGGGCCGTACGTATCTACAAGACCCGCACCATGGCCGGGGAGGCCTGCCGGGCCGGAAAGATTAAAATTGACGGAATTGCCGTCAAGCCCTCACGGATTATCAAACCGGAAGATATCATTACGGTGAGCCTTGGCCCGCTCACCCGCACCGTCAGGGTTAAAGCACTAATTCACAACCGTGTTTCCGCAAAACTGGTCCCTGACTCACTCGAAGACCTCACCCCTGCCGAAGAATATGAACGGATTAAGTTTATGCAGGAATTGAATGCCGAACGCCGCGACCGCGGGACAGGCAGGCCCACCAAAAAAGAGCGGCGGCTGATAGACAGGCTGAAGGGCCCCGAAAAGCCCTGATATCTGCCTTTTGCGCTTCCTTTACTCTACCCTGAGCACCAGCCCCTTCAGATATTCCCCCTCGGGATGAAAAATGCTTACGGGATGATCGGCTGAATGACCCAGGTGATGAATAATCCGGACATCCCGGCCGGCTTCCATGCCAGCAGACATCGCCATGGAAATAAACATTTCGCGGTTCATCGCCTGTGAACATGAAAATGTAAAGAGGAAGCCGCCCGGTTTTATTTTTTTCATCGCAGCTGCATTGATATAGCGGTAACCCTGAAGTGCTTTATGACGATCGGCATGCCGCTTGGCAAAAGCAGGAGGATCAAGGATGACAAGGTCAAAATCTTCAGGCATTCTTGTCAGATAGGCTTTGGCATCGTCCACCACACTTTCATGCCTTTCAGTCTCCAGGCCGTTCAAACGGAGGTTGACCTCCAGCGTATCCATCGCTTTGCGCGAACTGTCGAGTGAAGTAACATGAGCGGCCCCGGCTGCCAAAGCATAGACTGAAAAACCTCCGGTATAGCAAAAGGCATTGAGCACTTTCCTGCCATTGGCAAAACGGCCCAGCATAGCCCTGTTATCCCGCTGATCAAGAAAGAAACCGGTTTTCTGGCCGTTTACGAAATCAATCTGAAAGCGGTGGCCATTCTCAAGAATTTCGGCCACACTTTCTTCCCCGTAAAGAAACCCGTCTCCCTCCGAATGTGCACCGGATTTTCCAAGAGCTTCAGCGCTTTTATCGTAGATGGCCTTCAGTCCGGAGCCATACAACCGTTTCAGCGCTTCCGCCAGATGCATCCTGCTCAGATACATCCCGGTACTGTGAGCCTGGATTACGGCCACCCCGTTGTAATAATCAATGATCAGCCCGGGCAGGCCATCCCCTTCGCTGAAAACCAGGCGATAGGCATTGCTCCGCAAATCGCCGGCAAAACCAACATCCTTGCGCAATTGCAAACAGGCGGACAGTTTCCTGTACCAGAAATCATCACAGGGGCGGGTTTCGCCAAAGTGAAACAGCTTCACGGCAATGGAACCGCTGCAGGCATGGCCATAGCCAAGCGTATTCCCCTGATAATCGCATACTTCGACCATATCCCCGTCTACAGGTTTACCTTCAGCCCTTGAAATGGCGCCCGAAAACACCCATGGATGAAACCTGCGCACGGCTTCATCACGGCCTTTGCTGAGTATGATCTTCGCTGCAGCTTCCATATCGTGTGATTTTTGGCAAATTTACAGCTTAAAGATCAAATGACGTAAATTTGTAGAGCAGCCCTTTACAGGACAACAACTTGCAAACAAGCCAGTCCATGCAGAAAATTTTTATCGCCGGAGGCGTTTCCATCGACAGTATCATTTATCTTCCCGAATTCCCGGCTCCAAAGCCGCAAACCATTCACCATTGCAGATTTGCCGAGACCGTTGGCTCCACAGGAAGCGGGAAAGCCCTTAACCTCTGCAGACTTGGATTTGATGTAACGCTGCATGCCATGATCGGCAATGACCCATATGGTGAAAAGGCCCGGAAAATGCTCACCCATCCTGATCTCACTTTTCTTTACGATAATGATGTTTCCGGCACAGAAC
It includes:
- a CDS encoding RNA-binding S4 domain-containing protein, with amino-acid sequence MADDLRIDKWLWAVRIYKTRTMAGEACRAGKIKIDGIAVKPSRIIKPEDIITVSLGPLTRTVRVKALIHNRVSAKLVPDSLEDLTPAEEYERIKFMQELNAERRDRGTGRPTKKERRLIDRLKGPEKP
- the era gene encoding GTPase Era, which translates into the protein MNHKSGFVNIIGHPNVGKSTLMNALVGEKLSIITSKAQTTRHRIMGIVNGDDFQIVYSDTPGMVKPHYKLHESMMKFVDAAIEDADIFLLVTEKDDAAFEDTFLARLNSLNRPVIAVLNKIDLCTQEEVVALLTKLEAQFPGAVVIPVSALHRFNLDRVFDTLLEKLPESPAYYPKDELTDRSMRFFVSEIIREKILLYYKQEIPYSVEVAVDEYKEKENITHITATIYVARESQKAIILGHHGKSIKGLGMAARKDIEAFIEGKVYLELRVKVSKDWRDDPQQLKRFGYEL
- a CDS encoding sodium:proton antiporter translates to MEHGLHESIPLYASIPFFVMLMMIAVGPLMFHHWWESNRNKLIVSLVLGIPTAIYLIATGFLHNLEHQLIFDYLPFIILLGGLFIITGGINLSGDIEAKPSTNTLFMAIGAVLASFMGTTGAAMLLIRPVINTNSERWYKVHTILFFIAIVANAGGLLTPLGDPPLFLLYLRGAPFTWFLQLVPEWLFTNGLLLLIYYFTDKYFYRKEPPANIIFDKTNIQPIKLRGRFNFFFLAGVVLSVAFLNKQYIPAIEHNHYLAFIREAAILLMAGLSLYFTSSKLRQANKFTYGPIIEVAYLFLGIFITMVPALLWLEANAKSLGVETVAQFYYATGALSSFLDNAPTAVSFYNLALGLTDPSASGLVAGIPDYLLKAISVGAVFFGSMTYIGNGPNFMVKAIAEENKIDMPGFFGYMIKFSLVVLLPVYILNQLLFL
- a CDS encoding class I SAM-dependent rRNA methyltransferase, which gives rise to MEAAAKIILSKGRDEAVRRFHPWVFSGAISRAEGKPVDGDMVEVCDYQGNTLGYGHACSGSIAVKLFHFGETRPCDDFWYRKLSACLQLRKDVGFAGDLRSNAYRLVFSEGDGLPGLIIDYYNGVAVIQAHSTGMYLSRMHLAEALKRLYGSGLKAIYDKSAEALGKSGAHSEGDGFLYGEESVAEILENGHRFQIDFVNGQKTGFFLDQRDNRAMLGRFANGRKVLNAFCYTGGFSVYALAAGAAHVTSLDSSRKAMDTLEVNLRLNGLETERHESVVDDAKAYLTRMPEDFDLVILDPPAFAKRHADRHKALQGYRYINAAAMKKIKPGGFLFTFSCSQAMNREMFISMAMSAGMEAGRDVRIIHHLGHSADHPVSIFHPEGEYLKGLVLRVE
- the der gene encoding ribosome biogenesis GTPase Der produces the protein MSNIIAIVGRPNVGKSTFFNRLTGERAAIVDPTSGVTRDRHYGTSDWNGIEFSVIDTGGVVIGSEDVFEDAIRKQVELAMEEADVILFMVDAKEGMSPLDEDVADMIRRSPKKVFLVANKVDNSNRSADAIEFYSLGFEKIYEISAINGSGTGELLDDVVREFENTVMEDIPDLPKIAFVGRPNVGKSSMINALLGDERNIVTPVAGTTRDSIYTRYNSFGFDFLLVDTAGLRKKGKVTENIEFYSVMRSIRAIENSDVCVLMLDATQGIESQDINIFSLIQKNHKGVVIVVNKWDLVEKETNTHKDYEELIRSRIAPFTDVPIIFTSVINKQRIHKTLETANKVNKSRSQNIPTRQLMDIMLPIVTETPPPAVKGKFVKVKYITQLKLAYPAFVFFCNMPQYVADPYKRFVENRMREQFDFHGVPIEIFYRQK
- a CDS encoding PorP/SprF family type IX secretion system membrane protein — translated: MKKTSLYLLIILSLMVLKTSVAQDPLFSQFYNNPVYYNPAAVGLNPGLRARFNIREQWPQLPGDLRSYTFSMDIAERNIPGSGGLGLVVMSDNAGTGYLKTSTVGLSTSVRVPLQENMVTQVGIMTSFVQKRLNWDNLVFTDQLNPVYGNIYESSFQAPENGNIFYPDFSAGGIFRFTESSNVFSAIQGTFGLAVHHLFRPNESFLGLTSPLPRKLAITGDIILEIDGGGDKLYFQRQESSKGTFKFNPGFIYESQADFKTYAVGVNILKSSIYTGVWFRNRTTELTKSNDLIFMLGLNAPLSGNTRMKINYTYDFVLTEIRTVTGCSHEVSIILELDDFNIFNRGRSSGGFGFSNRNYRSKQELECCPF